A stretch of DNA from Penaeus chinensis breed Huanghai No. 1 chromosome 1, ASM1920278v2, whole genome shotgun sequence:
ACAGGCCCAGGATTCACGGGCGCCTCGCGTGCGGGCGGCGCGTGCCGCGGAGCACAGTTATGTCCCGTCGTCTGTCTTGTTCCCCTTCGCCACAGGCGCGGTCTCCTGGCGCCGGGCGAGCGTGCAGCGCCGTCGGTCCGAGGCCGGCGAAGGGCTGGAAGGCGCTCGTGTTTATGGTGCAGCTTCGTGTCCTCGCTGCCTTTGCAACGTCATAGTGCTCTTGCGTTGTCATTGTTTTGTCCATTTTTtatggtaaaagaagaagaagaaggagaatgtaaAAGTatgatgaagtagaagaataGAGCAAATGGACTAaattaaagcaagaaaagaagcgTGGGGCATTATTCCATTTGCTCAAGGACCGTTTTGCATTTGCAAGCCTGCTCAGTTATTGATGTTTGTTTGAAAAAGAAATCGGTCTGTCTTTCTAAGTATGTTTATCACAATCTATCTTTGCCtctttgtcatttctctctctctctctctctctctctctctctctctctctctctctctctctctctctctctctctttatctctctctctctctctctctctctctctctctctctctctctctctctctctctctttctctccctttctcactctccctccttccctctctcttctaccccccccctctctctctctttgtctttctctaatAACCAAAGGAATCAAAAGACGTTATGTTTTACTTCTCTCGATGAATATCCAACACAGCACTCTGACTCTCGAAAACTGAAAAGATTCTCTTGTAAAACCACGACAATAAAGGCAGCAACCGCTTACTGTCATCGTTTTAATTCGGGTTGTATTCCATTTCATTGTTGCACACAAGGCACTGTGTTTTTGTGCTTAATGCCCTCTTATAGCACGTTTGCCTTTTAATTCAAAGGAAATGTCAGATATAATTCAAAGTTTTGTTAGCGCTTTACCACTTTAAAAATCTTATGTACTTCCTTGGTATCTTTCACATATTTCTAAATTGTAGGTTTATTTTACTGAAATGAAAAAATTGCGTGTAATAATTAATGTCTCTACGTATTTAATCGCATATTTCCTGTTTACTCCCCTTTTCACTTTCCCGTCTATTCTTGCAGCGGAGGAAGCAAGCGCCGAcgcagaggagaaggaaaaagacacagaagaagcaggagaggaagagaaggcggccgatgaagagggaggagaggagagcgaagagaaagccgacgaggagacggaggagaaagggacggagggagacgaCGAATCCGGAGAAGCCGCggaagaaggtgaagggaaaTCGGAGGAtgccaaggaggaggaggagaaagaagaggaagaagaagagaagaaggcagaggaagaggagaagggagaagcggcgggagaagaggaggaggagaagaaagacggcGAGGAGGAAGCAAAGGGCGAGGCGGcggaaggaggtgaagaggaggaagctaAAGAGAgcgaagataaaggagaagagggagagaaagagggagaagaagaggcaaaggaagagtAAACcacttatacatatttttttcatagtgTTAGGTTTTCATTTCATGTCGATATTTTCTCGTTTTCCCCTCGATCTAAGTAAGACTTGAACTgatatctgaaaaaaagaaaggaaatgcccctaaaatagaataaagaaaatggggaggagaagaagttaaaacaagggagaaggagaatcagAAACTTCCACGGGTCCTGGACCCCGATGGCGGCCCCTGACTGTGATTTCCCAAACGTCCTCTAGTTCATTGGTGAATTTCTTACAAAATGTCTAACGAAGAATAACGAGAAATAGGACTGCatcgtaatgttattattatcattattatctctctttccccatctctctctctctctctatctatctatccatctcccccccccccctctctctctctctctctctctctctctctctctctctctctctctctctctctctctctctctctctctctctctctctccatctctctgcttgtttctctctcctctctgtcggtctctctctctgaatgtctctctctatctctttttttctctccctatgcttctctctctctctttcccccttctctctgtctccataaTCTTAAACCTGAATATGAGAAACACGATGccagacatatacacattatatatagacatatatttaaggTAAACTAATCAACTTAAAATGGTGTATTTACTATTAACTCATTACAAACGGTCTGGTTCATGCGCGCAAAACGAAAGCTCTACAGTACATTACTGTGGTCTTACTTGTGAggtgagaatgggggaagggaaagagaagggaaaggaaggaaagggaaggaaaagggatcagagagaaagagggggaaggtagagaggaaaggagggaaggataggtaaggggtaaggaggaatgatatggaagggaaagggaaggggggggggggggagagaagtgaaggtgaagggagaatgaaaggaaagggaaagatagggagaatgaaagggacgattaagtgaaagggaaaagggaagggaagggagggggaagggtcagGGGGAAGGAGGTGCGTCCTATGAACCAGGCACGTGACTAGATAGCTGACAGAGTAAAGTGGTTCATATGTACTGCTACTCGTGTAGTTTTCGAAAAAAGGTAGTTAGGAAAAGCCTCGAAATAGAAACtgcattcttttttttaataacaaaggAACCGGCTGTGTAATTGGgtaagggggttgggaggggatgaagggagatggGGTACTTAGTGATAATCTCTTTTGTTTAAGGGaacacttactttctctctttgtttgtttgtttattctttcttgtttagttACCTCTTTCAAATGTTTACATTAGCTTCCAATCACAAAACCGATCCAGTATTAACATATCATTTCCGACAGACAATCTCGACCATTCGACTCAGCCTATATTATATTTGATGGATTCCTGGACCAAAGGGGACAGACACAAATCAGAATATCACAACTAAAACAgacatatcaaaaaaaaaaaaaaaaaaaaaaaaaaaaaaaaaaaagaataacga
This window harbors:
- the LOC125027259 gene encoding cilia- and flagella-associated protein 251-like, which translates into the protein MSEDAKSQPQEEVAVEEEAAAAEETAKENDVAAEEASADAEEKEKDTEEAGEEEKAADEEGGEESEEKADEETEEKGTEGDDESGEAAEEGEGKSEDAKEEEEKEEEEEEKKAEEEEKGEAAGEEEEEKKDGEEEAKGEAAEGGEEEEAKESEDKGEEGEKEGEEEAKEE